CTTGCCAGTGGATATACAACTCGAATTATTTACCGCCACGGTGTTACCTATATTGACTTATGCATCTGAAATTTGGGGTTACCATATTGTTAGGGAGTTAgagtatatgtacatgaaatttttaaaacaggtTTTGGGTGTTCATAAGAATACTTGAAATGACATGGTGTATGGTGAACTGGGTGTATTTCCActtgatatttatataaagaaaaaaaaaagataggttattggtctaggctaatttcaggtaaaaatactaaattgtattatgtaatgtaccaatgtctattgcagctggataggttagggctttatacttctccatggttagcttgtataaagaatatttgtaatgactGTGGAATGTCCGGTATGTGGTTATTGCAAGATGTTCCTAATTCAATATAGGTGAAGAAAGCTGTGGAACAGAGATTGAAAGATCAGTGGCTTGTAACTTGGCATcataatttagaaacaaaatcattaagtagcaattatagggtgtttaagacagattttggcagagaacaatatttagaaaagttaacaaagggtgacagattattagtgactaaatttagaacttgtaataatagacttcctgtaaatgttggtaggtatcaaggtGTCAGTAGAGAAGATAGGATATGTAATAAGTGTAATGTTGAGGTAGTAGGAGatgaatttcatgttctttttgaatgtacggatgtggaaattgttaggttacataatatgtatataccaaattattacataaataggccaacacaattcaaacatgttttgttcatgcaaagtataagttcaagtgtgatgaagaaattatctttgtttttaagGATGGTGCTATGCATGTTTAGATAAATAGTGTGCAAAACAGGTCAAtagtttttctaatttcttaattagtaatagtatgtatcattatatatgcatacactttttttttttttcatttttttgccattgcttacagtgtatttaatttttatgtattttttcttatgtaatattatgcacATTCTGTTTATAATTCTGTATATaatgtttgtattcttttgctggagagctgtgctccatacttttatATAAGGTCTGAGCttactcaataaattcaattcaattcacacaCAATCTAGGTCCCCGTGACAGCTGATATGTAAAATACAATACAGAAACATAATCATATAAATCCTAGGATGGATATGTAGGCCTTTGAAGGGAATAATGAGGTTCAATAAGGTATCGAAGGTGTGTAGAATTTGTTTTAAATTAATGCTTAAAAAGTTAAGGTTATGCAAAGGAAAATATAGCATACATGTCCTTGCTAAGTATTACACTCTGCCATTATTTGCTTTCAGAATTTTGGGGAACAGTGATGGCCAGTCCCACAGCTAGCACACCAACAGCTGAGAGTCACCACAGCAATGCCCCAACGCCTTCCCCTCGCCCACACGACCTGTCCTTTAGCAGTTTTGGAAAAGGTGGTGTTACACGAGGGACATCCTCCACCAGTCTCCTGTCACCACAAACACTTGCAGGAGTGTGTGCATCTGGAGGGTCACTGGGCAGCTCTGCAGGAGGCTCCACATCACCACTCACACCAGTAAGACCAGCTCCTCCACTACCATCTCCAGGGGACCGCTCATCCCTAAACTTGAACTTGGCCCCCCTTGAAGAGTTCTTGAAGGAACAGCCAACATTCACCTCCTTCCGTTCCCAACCAGCCACTCCAGTCAGTCAGCTAAAGCCCAGCACTCCAGGCGCAAAGCCAGTACCTCCACCCCGCTCCAGTCCACCTGGTGTGCAGCGGACTAGCCAGATTAGTCCACCAAGCTCACAGAGATTGCAAAGCAAACCTGTGCCTGCAGCTAGGTTCAGCCCACCCATAGGATCTGACATAGGAACCCCCACCAGTGAAAATGGGGAGATTGTTTCTCGTCAAAGCCAAGCACCAGTGCCACCCCCTCGCTGGGCACGGCCTTGCATAACGACATCACCATCAAAcattactgtcaccaccactttAACACTAAATGTCAATCAGGTGAAAGCTCTCCCACTGCAGGTTGATGAAAGTCAGGAAGGAATGACAGTTCATATATCAAATCTTGAAATTTCTCCAAGCAATAGCAATACCACCCCATCAAATGCTCTTAGCTCAACACCCAATGGCAACCAAAGTGGAACCTTAAATGGCTACAGAGATGGCCTTCATTTGCAGATTCGACAGCAGATAACTTCACCCCAGAGCACCCCTTGTACTCCCTGTGGACCGAGCACCCCAGTGGGCGAGGAGGGTATGTCAAGGGTCAGAATGAGGAATGGAAAACGAGACAAAAGGAGACATTCCAACCATTATCATGAGGCAAATATTATTGACAGTAATGCCTTGTACTGCAGATCATCCGTGGTGGACAAGATGAGTGACTATGAGGATTTGTGGTCTAGTCCTCCTCGTGAGATCCCTTCAACACCAAGTCCATCTCAGCCCAAAATGTTAACTTTCAAACCTCGTAATGAAATTTCAAAGTCAATGGGGGATTTGAGCGAAATAgcaaaaaattcaaaatcaacaCCCTTTACTTACAATCCAGAAACTAATGTTGGTGATGAAAGTACTGGTAACGAAAAGAATGCCAACGGCAACAGCACAGATTCTATCAGCTCTTACCGAAAAAATTCCAGTCCCTTCTACATGGAGCCAGCAGATGCTTTAAAGGAATTACAGCCACAAGCAAGAATAAACAAGGCCTCAAATGTATTgccaaaaaaagtaaacaacCGCTATTCAGACTCTAACATCCAATGGAAGACCAGAAAAAGCCACAACTCACTAGGCATCATAGACTCTAATGAAGATTTACCTTCAGCATCCAGCACAGAAAATCTTGCAAATGGGAGAACAAATGAAATTGGCAGTATCAGAACAGAAGAGGAGACCAATAGAAAcattgagaatgaaaagaataaactcAATGCAAGGCATTTAGCCAATGGCCAGGGACGAAATGAAGTACGCAGGCATTCCAGACTTGGGGGACGAGGAAAGCCCATAGTGCCGCCAAGAATTGGCATTGATTCTCATGCATCAAATGGAGACCAGAATGCAGACATTGGTTGTCACTTGGCATCCTCTTGGGAGTACCATCTTCATGGTTCAGATACAGAGGACATACCAGGTGGAGAGAGCAGATTTCCTGTAGATGATAATGGAGAATCTGATAGTGTGATCATACCTGGAGAAAGAACTGTTCAGGATTTAATCTCAGAGAAACATCCTGATCTAATGCCATCAGATGCACATTCCATAGCACCAAGCTCTATAACACGCATCAGTGAGTATGACAATGTTGGCAGTCACGGTGCCAGTTTTCGTGGGGAGGACCAGCATCAGAAGTCTTCAAACCACAAAACCTCTCGCAGCATCCTTCCCGAGGAGCGCATCCATCCACCTCTTCCCACTCATTACTTCCCCTCAACTGTAAGTGACTCGGGCACAGAATTCTCTGAGCCTTGGGATTCACGCAAGTGGGAGCCTTTCATGCATTCTGAGGATGACTCGTCTGTGGACCATTATCCGCGTAGTTTGACAGCAACGCCAGCTCTGTGCACCAACACACTAGAAGACTCTGACATGGGTGGTGCTGGAGTCACTGATACAGACTCCTTTGTGCATGTGACGGGTGGTGAGAATGTAGCTGttagtgatgatgaggatgctGGATCCATTTCAGGAACACCTACCCTCTCCCTTGCCCATGCCCACAACCTTGACACACAGCAGCGCTCAAgaataagtaagtaaaaaacTATTGCAACTATTATTGTAGTGCACTAGTCAAAGCCATGAGTGAAATAATGTTTACAAAATACAATGACTGTTATCTGATTGATCTGACAAGTCACTTTTAGCAATATGGCATTAaccctttttgtttttacagTGTCACCGCAGCTCCTGGCTCTAAGACACAGACAAGATGCTGAGAATGGTGTTGCCATAAGAGCATATGCTGTGGATCTGGGCAATGATACATCAACAACCTTCAGTCAGGCAGTGAGCAACTTCATCACCTGTACCTTGGAGAGCCCTGAGAAGGACCCAGCCATTGTTACTCGCAATGTACGGCAGTTCATGTCAGGGATGAAGAATTATTTAGTGACAAGTGGAGAGAAGGAGTTTGAGGCAATTGTAAAGAAACAACAGAGTAATGTAAGTCCTTTAACATCACTATCTTAAATACGGTAAGGTAGTGGGCTTAAGTGAAAAaccttttacattttctttctagaATTGGTAAATGTTCTTCTGATGTAATTATCTGCAAATATTGTATGCATTTAAATCAAATTCAagttctgttctttttttgaAAATCTTTCATACTATATGATTTTTTCACATtccttaattttattttcattgatcAGCTACATGAATGAGAAGCTACAAAATGTTTTTGCATTGGATAGGGTATCTGAATTTGCTGTTTCTTTAGTAATTTACAATTGTGCATGTTTTTGTTCAGGAATTTCTCAAAATGCATTCTCATTGCAGCTCAAAGCAACAGAATTTCTAAATTTGGATGCCATCTTGGAGGATGTGTTGGTTCGCCTTGTGTTGCGACCATTGTGGAACCACATCAACAAACTCTTTGTGGATGCATACTCCGCCAACGGCTCCATCCAGCAGCTCGCCACCAACATGAAGTATGCCCGCTCACAGCAGTACATTCGGCTTGGGATAAAGGTTAGTTGTGTACACTTGTTCTTTTTGACTATTGAGTTTTTCAGTGAAGTATCATAACCAGTGAGACTGAGCTGCTGTGTAAGGTTGTTGGACTGTTAAAGCATTGCTAATTGATGggtattgaaagaaaaatggcaGCCAGAGATACCCCTCCTCGAGATGGTATTTCAACCCATCCGCTGTCTAAACATGGTTTGTGTTCTTGGTACACTTTGCAAGGTAGACTAAGCTTTTACCTCTCCAATCTGACAAACTGGGACCCTGCTCCCCCAAGCACCTCACTTTAATCTATCCACCTGTTGTGACACAGTTTAAAGATGTATGTTTTAGCACATATGGGtaggaaggtaaaaataaactATGTTTACATTAATATGGTTGGTACATTGGGTGGAAGAGGATAATTTCCATTGAAATGGGTGAGGTGTAAGTATGTACTgaataatatgaaagaaaggaatgataagagaataaagattaaaacatgcaaagaagaaaaatgaggatagagaaaatggaGACTTTTCTGTTGTAGCCACAGTTCCCTGGGTGGAGTTTTAGGTACTTGCTTCACAACATGAGCCCAGGTTATAAACGTTGATGTTTATCTTGTGTGTAGTGGATCCAAGCTTGTACACAGGCCTGAGAACATGCTAGGCTGCTTAGCTGGAGCTGGCTGCATGGTGGAGTGGTTGTAATGAAGTGTTGTGTGGGTAGTCACTAGGGGAAGTCCTTTGTCTTGTCCTGTATATGCACAGTGTGCACATGCTTATGAGCACTGGGAtttggggggggagggttgAACCCTATCTGATCCTGGTCCTTATTTTTTAACCCACTTTTTAAAAGTGGGTACTTATTTTAAATTGACATAGTTATCACCCATCACCAATATTCATATTTTGTTGGAAATTTACTATTTCCGACAGGGTTCTTAGGAACACAGATTTCAGATACAGATATCACTAGATGGATTATCAAATTTAAGGTACAAGTTTTTGTCTTGTTCATCTTCAAGTATAAGAAGCAGATTATTGTAAGTTGCAGTTTATCCAGTAGTAGTTGATAAATATATCTTTAATAGATATTAGTTGAATGCAGTTTGCGGttcttctgtctatctatatctgaAGCTTATTTCACAGAGTTTTCAAAGGGATTTGATTCTTATCCTCTGAATGCTCTATCTAATCCTCTCATTTACTTTTTCACATCCTTCCAAATACTTCAATCCTCAGTTAACCTCCACTTCCCACAGCATCCTTCAAGTTTACTACTCTCTGCACCTCTTTCAACATTGTCAAACCAAACTGCCTTGAGGTGGTGTGATTGACTCCTTCCACCTATTTCAGTCCATGTCAAGACCCTATTGTATACTCATTAATTTCATCATCCATGCAAATATGAAAAGACTAACTTTGAGTATTTATGGCATAACTTGAGTACTTGATGCACCAAGTGCATATATTTTATAGGTGGCACTTCCTGGGCTAAGCAATTAAAAGTTCATAATCTTTTCCAGGCTGAATTATCACCGCCCAGTGGAGCTTCTTTGGATACCATCCGCAGCTTATTGACACGCATGCAGAAAGTTTATGCTCCGAGAGAAAAACTGGAATCTCTCTTGGCAACTATTTCACATATTTATCAAGCTGTAAGTATTTGTGCTTCTTATATTTACCACCTTTAATTTGCTCAATGAACATTGGTGAGTTGAGTGCTAACTTGCAGCACTGGACTACAACACTGAGAAATGGTACCATTAAATATTAAAAAttctggttttgtttacataatttatttactttcagaTGTATGAGAATGGAAACACTTCTGGTTCAGGTGATGCTGATGACCTTGTGCCCATGATCATGTGGGTCTTGTGTCAGTCAGGGATGGTCTCTGCAGAAGTAGAAGCAGACTACATGTGGGGTCTTCTGCTCCCCAGTGCGTCGTCTGGAGAAGCTTCTTACTACTTGGAAGCCTTCCATTCTGCTATTCATGCTCTCAAGAACCTCTCTCCATCACCCGAGTCTTCACCTGGAAACAGTCTGGATTCTGTAAAACCGGTATATACATGAAAATTTCATAATTATAATGTTGCTCTGGCCATAACTTGTTCACtcatttttaattattattttttttcatgctttagTAATGGCAAAATagtaatagaaatgcaaaatagtaatagtaatgcaATAGTCATATTACATGAATCTGGTGTCTGCAAATTGGTGGCAAAATATCTCTTTTTCTTGGGCACTTGCTAAAAAACTGGGATCTCATTACAGAGGTTTTCTTCTGAAACATTGGGAACTTCTATTGCCACTGACTGATTTGTTATGGTGAGGGGTCAACAACCTTCACATTAACATCCTGGAATATCTAACCTTGTGAAATACCACACATGCATTTACCATTGCTCAGTTTTATTACATCCTGAAGATTTTTCTTTGCTCATTTTCATCTTACAACTGTACAATATTTGTGTATTGTAAACTTGTTAATATAGGCAAATGCAAAGTTACCGCAACCAGAGATTTGGGGAAATTTGAAAAAGGCTTCAATACATTGCATGAGAATAAGCATTCATAAAAAGCTGAGTGTGTGAATTATCTTTCACAGCATACAGAACAGTGTACCAGCAGTCCTAATGATTTACTTTTGACTGTCAGTTTTCataaatatacaataaatttactcttttttccaGGATGTGTCAGTGGTGTCAGATCAGGGCATCATGAAGATAGTTATTCCTGATGAGAAGAATGGAAGCATAGTGACTCGCACATTGCCTATTCGCCCGGCAACCACCACTCGGGAGGTGTGCAAGATGATGGCTCACAAACTCAAAGTTACAAATCCACAGGATTATGGACTTTACAAGCTTGTGGATGGTCTAGGTAAGTGGATATCATAATTCATAAGAGTATCAACAAATCTACAACTACAGACATCTTTTATCTTAAGTTCTCTGCATCATGAATTTTTTACTACTTGAAGACACATCTTCGTCTGATCACGTACCACAACCCCTCTTCCGATGGATCTGCACTACTGCTCCCTCATAGTACAATATTCTCAGAATACGTACATTAAATTCCATGTTTGTTTCATTCCACACAAGTTTTGCTTCTGTAACTTGCCTTTCAAAGGTATATACCTATCTCTATCCTCACGAGCAGTCTGCTGAATAAAGTATACCACCATAAGTTGAGGCCTGAGGGGCAAAAAAAGTGgcttatttttttggtattctGATCCTGTTTCTTACATTTGTGATGCCACACTAAGCTCATTGGTTCTTCCATTACTGGAAATGTTTCTCCAAGTTCTATTTCAGAATGGCTACCAGGTGCACTACTACATTCATCATCTCTCATTTGCTTTCAAATCAGGACCCTCCTTAGTGATATTTTCAATTTAGGGAACATCTAGGAATCATAATGAGTACTGTACAGTCAGCGAATGGCAATGTTGCATTGCAGTGGCACACTGCAATGCTTGGAGAGTGCATTTAGCATAAGGTTTCtcaacaaacataaaaaatggGGCAAGATAAAATTGACTTATT
This genomic interval from Scylla paramamosain isolate STU-SP2022 chromosome 7, ASM3559412v1, whole genome shotgun sequence contains the following:
- the LOC135101944 gene encoding protein sprint-like isoform X2 gives rise to the protein MLRDVIKSSPRQRGNGVAEQYLAGVGESVLTVTRAGVTGGLLLHQHHHNTGAPPPPHRHHHHHQHQRQREHSTPGFSSKLPAPSSHPIILSHIIPAHTQLSTNTESPPSPRGVDHPSWVPNRVNASPQHTHPHQQRGTGGGVRRPSGDLSPLASSLHHQHHHRQGRLPLTPTTTSDMPVNGLGSLGTGGNCGGGGGPLSPPPPTLLPPPPPTTTTVTTTTIFDSNTNNILNNNHHNNNNQLNNLHPFDTTSSTTSSSISNTNTSSISASSRCPPLHDLHDYAGDGSEGDNYQTGSGDGSECEPCLIQLEERLIKSYPIWFLPDLQRSGAVHLLQGKDEGNFIVRQSSQLNTRALSVRLPPDKGPYIQHYLIEIHNDGSSYSLEASENRFDTLPSLIAYYSQCCDELPVQLKLPRTIQEAKTRHELSSLSLLGQEFWGTVMASPTASTPTAESHHSNAPTPSPRPHDLSFSSFGKGGVTRGTSSTSLLSPQTLAGVCASGGSLGSSAGGSTSPLTPVRPAPPLPSPGDRSSLNLNLAPLEEFLKEQPTFTSFRSQPATPVSQLKPSTPGAKPVPPPRSSPPGVQRTSQISPPSSQRLQSKPVPAARFSPPIGSDIGTPTSENGEIVSRQSQAPVPPPRWARPCITTSPSNITVTTTLTLNVNQVKALPLQVDESQEGMTVHISNLEISPSNSNTTPSNALSSTPNGNQSGTLNGYRDGLHLQIRQQITSPQSTPCTPCGPSTPVGEEGMSRVRMRNGKRDKRRHSNHYHEANIIDSNALYCRSSVVDKMSDYEDLWSSPPREIPSTPSPSQPKMLTFKPRNEISKSMGDLSEIAKNSKSTPFTYNPETNVGDESTGNEKNANGNSTDSISSYRKNSSPFYMEPADALKELQPQARINKASNVLPKKVNNRYSDSNIQWKTRKSHNSLGIIDSNEDLPSASSTENLANGRTNEIGSIRTEEETNRNIENEKNKLNARHLANGQGRNEVRRHSRLGGRGKPIVPPRIGIDSHASNGDQNADIGCHLASSWEYHLHGSDTEDIPGGESRFPVDDNGESDSVIIPGERTVQDLISEKHPDLMPSDAHSIAPSSITRISEYDNVGSHGASFRGEDQHQKSSNHKTSRSILPEERIHPPLPTHYFPSTVSDSGTEFSEPWDSRKWEPFMHSEDDSSVDHYPRSLTATPALCTNTLEDSDMGGAGVTDTDSFVHVTGGENVAVSDDEDAGSISGTPTLSLAHAHNLDTQQRSRIMSPQLLALRHRQDAENGVAIRAYAVDLGNDTSTTFSQAVSNFITCTLESPEKDPAIVTRNVRQFMSGMKNYLVTSGEKEFEAIVKKQQSNLKATEFLNLDAILEDVLVRLVLRPLWNHINKLFVDAYSANGSIQQLATNMKYARSQQYIRLGIKAELSPPSGASLDTIRSLLTRMQKVYAPREKLESLLATISHIYQAMYENGNTSGSGDADDLVPMIMWVLCQSGMVSAEVEADYMWGLLLPSASSGEASYYLEAFHSAIHALKNLSPSPESSPGNSLDSVKPDVSVVSDQGIMKIVIPDEKNGSIVTRTLPIRPATTTREVCKMMAHKLKVTNPQDYGLYKLVDGLESLLADNECPHKVKSDLSTSGFHCTFAFKRMDAKIAWPILT
- the LOC135101944 gene encoding protein sprint-like isoform X4, with the translated sequence MGTGGSWAEEMVSLSSIWQVWESQSSQSLEQALRAASSFTSTTTTQERHRHLTVTTTTINTRGSENTPLQASPPNSPPPPPTPSFSPTLFPPTHSSPPTQSPPPPPEAWTTLPGSPTVSTPPPSTPTPTSSGGQAVEYDAPVVISPPWPAASTTSTTTARTGSGDGSECEPCLIQLEERLIKSYPIWFLPDLQRSGAVHLLQGKDEGNFIVRQSSQLNTRALSVRLPPDKGPYIQHYLIEIHNDGSSYSLEASENRFDTLPSLIAYYSQCCDELPVQLKLPRTIQEAKTRHELSSLSLLGQEFWGTVMASPTASTPTAESHHSNAPTPSPRPHDLSFSSFGKGGVTRGTSSTSLLSPQTLAGVCASGGSLGSSAGGSTSPLTPVRPAPPLPSPGDRSSLNLNLAPLEEFLKEQPTFTSFRSQPATPVSQLKPSTPGAKPVPPPRSSPPGVQRTSQISPPSSQRLQSKPVPAARFSPPIGSDIGTPTSENGEIVSRQSQAPVPPPRWARPCITTSPSNITVTTTLTLNVNQVKALPLQVDESQEGMTVHISNLEISPSNSNTTPSNALSSTPNGNQSGTLNGYRDGLHLQIRQQITSPQSTPCTPCGPSTPVGEEGMSRVRMRNGKRDKRRHSNHYHEANIIDSNALYCRSSVVDKMSDYEDLWSSPPREIPSTPSPSQPKMLTFKPRNEISKSMGDLSEIAKNSKSTPFTYNPETNVGDESTGNEKNANGNSTDSISSYRKNSSPFYMEPADALKELQPQARINKASNVLPKKVNNRYSDSNIQWKTRKSHNSLGIIDSNEDLPSASSTENLANGRTNEIGSIRTEEETNRNIENEKNKLNARHLANGQGRNEVRRHSRLGGRGKPIVPPRIGIDSHASNGDQNADIGCHLASSWEYHLHGSDTEDIPGGESRFPVDDNGESDSVIIPGERTVQDLISEKHPDLMPSDAHSIAPSSITRISEYDNVGSHGASFRGEDQHQKSSNHKTSRSILPEERIHPPLPTHYFPSTVSDSGTEFSEPWDSRKWEPFMHSEDDSSVDHYPRSLTATPALCTNTLEDSDMGGAGVTDTDSFVHVTGGENVAVSDDEDAGSISGTPTLSLAHAHNLDTQQRSRIMSPQLLALRHRQDAENGVAIRAYAVDLGNDTSTTFSQAVSNFITCTLESPEKDPAIVTRNVRQFMSGMKNYLVTSGEKEFEAIVKKQQSNLKATEFLNLDAILEDVLVRLVLRPLWNHINKLFVDAYSANGSIQQLATNMKYARSQQYIRLGIKAELSPPSGASLDTIRSLLTRMQKVYAPREKLESLLATISHIYQAMYENGNTSGSGDADDLVPMIMWVLCQSGMVSAEVEADYMWGLLLPSASSGEASYYLEAFHSAIHALKNLSPSPESSPGNSLDSVKPDVSVVSDQGIMKIVIPDEKNGSIVTRTLPIRPATTTREVCKMMAHKLKVTNPQDYGLYKLVDGLESLLADNECPHKVKSDLSTSGFHCTFAFKRMDAKIAWPILT
- the LOC135101944 gene encoding protein sprint-like isoform X3, whose protein sequence is MRTAECRASLLLSPPPPPPSPGLATAARRTPQEMVSLSSIWQVWESQSSQSLEQALRAASSFTSTTTTQERHRHLTVTTTTINTRGSENTPLQASPPNSPPPPPTPSFSPTLFPPTHSSPPTQSPPPPPEAWTTLPGSPTVSTPPPSTPTPTSSGGQAVEYDAPVVISPPWPAASTTSTTTARTGSGDGSECEPCLIQLEERLIKSYPIWFLPDLQRSGAVHLLQGKDEGNFIVRQSSQLNTRALSVRLPPDKGPYIQHYLIEIHNDGSSYSLEASENRFDTLPSLIAYYSQCCDELPVQLKLPRTIQEAKTRHELSSLSLLGQEFWGTVMASPTASTPTAESHHSNAPTPSPRPHDLSFSSFGKGGVTRGTSSTSLLSPQTLAGVCASGGSLGSSAGGSTSPLTPVRPAPPLPSPGDRSSLNLNLAPLEEFLKEQPTFTSFRSQPATPVSQLKPSTPGAKPVPPPRSSPPGVQRTSQISPPSSQRLQSKPVPAARFSPPIGSDIGTPTSENGEIVSRQSQAPVPPPRWARPCITTSPSNITVTTTLTLNVNQVKALPLQVDESQEGMTVHISNLEISPSNSNTTPSNALSSTPNGNQSGTLNGYRDGLHLQIRQQITSPQSTPCTPCGPSTPVGEEGMSRVRMRNGKRDKRRHSNHYHEANIIDSNALYCRSSVVDKMSDYEDLWSSPPREIPSTPSPSQPKMLTFKPRNEISKSMGDLSEIAKNSKSTPFTYNPETNVGDESTGNEKNANGNSTDSISSYRKNSSPFYMEPADALKELQPQARINKASNVLPKKVNNRYSDSNIQWKTRKSHNSLGIIDSNEDLPSASSTENLANGRTNEIGSIRTEEETNRNIENEKNKLNARHLANGQGRNEVRRHSRLGGRGKPIVPPRIGIDSHASNGDQNADIGCHLASSWEYHLHGSDTEDIPGGESRFPVDDNGESDSVIIPGERTVQDLISEKHPDLMPSDAHSIAPSSITRISEYDNVGSHGASFRGEDQHQKSSNHKTSRSILPEERIHPPLPTHYFPSTVSDSGTEFSEPWDSRKWEPFMHSEDDSSVDHYPRSLTATPALCTNTLEDSDMGGAGVTDTDSFVHVTGGENVAVSDDEDAGSISGTPTLSLAHAHNLDTQQRSRIMSPQLLALRHRQDAENGVAIRAYAVDLGNDTSTTFSQAVSNFITCTLESPEKDPAIVTRNVRQFMSGMKNYLVTSGEKEFEAIVKKQQSNLKATEFLNLDAILEDVLVRLVLRPLWNHINKLFVDAYSANGSIQQLATNMKYARSQQYIRLGIKAELSPPSGASLDTIRSLLTRMQKVYAPREKLESLLATISHIYQAMYENGNTSGSGDADDLVPMIMWVLCQSGMVSAEVEADYMWGLLLPSASSGEASYYLEAFHSAIHALKNLSPSPESSPGNSLDSVKPDVSVVSDQGIMKIVIPDEKNGSIVTRTLPIRPATTTREVCKMMAHKLKVTNPQDYGLYKLVDGLESLLADNECPHKVKSDLSTSGFHCTFAFKRMDAKIAWPILT
- the LOC135101944 gene encoding protein sprint-like isoform X5 is translated as MVSLSSIWQVWESQSSQSLEQALRAASSFTSTTTTQERHRHLTVTTTTINTRGSENTPLQASPPNSPPPPPTPSFSPTLFPPTHSSPPTQSPPPPPEAWTTLPGSPTVSTPPPSTPTPTSSGGQAVEYDAPVVISPPWPAASTTSTTTARTGSGDGSECEPCLIQLEERLIKSYPIWFLPDLQRSGAVHLLQGKDEGNFIVRQSSQLNTRALSVRLPPDKGPYIQHYLIEIHNDGSSYSLEASENRFDTLPSLIAYYSQCCDELPVQLKLPRTIQEAKTRHELSSLSLLGQEFWGTVMASPTASTPTAESHHSNAPTPSPRPHDLSFSSFGKGGVTRGTSSTSLLSPQTLAGVCASGGSLGSSAGGSTSPLTPVRPAPPLPSPGDRSSLNLNLAPLEEFLKEQPTFTSFRSQPATPVSQLKPSTPGAKPVPPPRSSPPGVQRTSQISPPSSQRLQSKPVPAARFSPPIGSDIGTPTSENGEIVSRQSQAPVPPPRWARPCITTSPSNITVTTTLTLNVNQVKALPLQVDESQEGMTVHISNLEISPSNSNTTPSNALSSTPNGNQSGTLNGYRDGLHLQIRQQITSPQSTPCTPCGPSTPVGEEGMSRVRMRNGKRDKRRHSNHYHEANIIDSNALYCRSSVVDKMSDYEDLWSSPPREIPSTPSPSQPKMLTFKPRNEISKSMGDLSEIAKNSKSTPFTYNPETNVGDESTGNEKNANGNSTDSISSYRKNSSPFYMEPADALKELQPQARINKASNVLPKKVNNRYSDSNIQWKTRKSHNSLGIIDSNEDLPSASSTENLANGRTNEIGSIRTEEETNRNIENEKNKLNARHLANGQGRNEVRRHSRLGGRGKPIVPPRIGIDSHASNGDQNADIGCHLASSWEYHLHGSDTEDIPGGESRFPVDDNGESDSVIIPGERTVQDLISEKHPDLMPSDAHSIAPSSITRISEYDNVGSHGASFRGEDQHQKSSNHKTSRSILPEERIHPPLPTHYFPSTVSDSGTEFSEPWDSRKWEPFMHSEDDSSVDHYPRSLTATPALCTNTLEDSDMGGAGVTDTDSFVHVTGGENVAVSDDEDAGSISGTPTLSLAHAHNLDTQQRSRIMSPQLLALRHRQDAENGVAIRAYAVDLGNDTSTTFSQAVSNFITCTLESPEKDPAIVTRNVRQFMSGMKNYLVTSGEKEFEAIVKKQQSNLKATEFLNLDAILEDVLVRLVLRPLWNHINKLFVDAYSANGSIQQLATNMKYARSQQYIRLGIKAELSPPSGASLDTIRSLLTRMQKVYAPREKLESLLATISHIYQAMYENGNTSGSGDADDLVPMIMWVLCQSGMVSAEVEADYMWGLLLPSASSGEASYYLEAFHSAIHALKNLSPSPESSPGNSLDSVKPDVSVVSDQGIMKIVIPDEKNGSIVTRTLPIRPATTTREVCKMMAHKLKVTNPQDYGLYKLVDGLESLLADNECPHKVKSDLSTSGFHCTFAFKRMDAKIAWPILT